A genome region from Vallitalea okinawensis includes the following:
- a CDS encoding flagellar protein FlaG gives MEINNGVNISSSKNTAQANTNIERKSTLNNVTTSQYLVKQNKEGTTQDGLIPAVEERTVVRAIEEANKKLVGSNKEMRLSIHEETKKINIKIIDKDTDEVIKEYPPEKLLDIFARMIELSGLIVDEMR, from the coding sequence ATGGAAATTAATAATGGGGTAAATATTAGTTCGTCAAAAAATACTGCACAGGCAAACACAAATATCGAAAGAAAATCAACCTTAAATAATGTAACTACAAGTCAATATCTAGTTAAGCAGAACAAAGAAGGAACAACTCAGGATGGTTTGATACCAGCTGTTGAAGAAAGAACTGTGGTGAGAGCTATCGAAGAAGCTAACAAAAAATTAGTTGGTAGTAATAAAGAAATGCGCTTATCTATTCATGAAGAAACAAAGAAAATTAATATTAAAATAATTGATAAGGATACTGATGAAGTGATCAAGGAATATCCGCCAGAAAAGCTTTTAGATATTTTTGCAAGAATGATTGAACTTTCTGGTCTTATTGTCGATGAAATGAGGTGA
- a CDS encoding flagellin N-terminal helical domain-containing protein — MVINHNMLAINTTNALGRTTGAQSKSMEKLSSGLRINRAGDDAAGLAISEKMRGQIRGLEQASRNAQDGISMVQTAEGALNETQSILQRMRELAVQSSSDTLVQTDRDKIQAEVDQLATEITRISNTTEFNTQNLLNGGLDSTTTNGSDVTFHIGANEGQQLTFGISAMDAESLGVASDSTTGTVSGATDVTDATVSGSAAAVTDGNTVTVSTVAVAATAGDVVGATTYANIAALNTALGDCSTTNKTIEISVDGGATQTITFDADYSGGGAFADWTAFETFVDGQLTGATVTGADGAGFTFTSSSTGASSSVSITSDPDSITGAGTETAGTDTSYTVTLSDGASTDSVITGLAGTETSISGTGDFAGFTLTTDGAFDENLAATITVGVATSSAASIASDGTVTDAVVASGIDVSSRTAADAAITTINDAIDTVSEERSKLGALQNRLDHTINNLDTSAENLQSAESRIRDVDMAEEMVELTKTNILQQAAQSMLAQANQNPQGVLSLLR; from the coding sequence ATGGTAATCAATCATAATATGTTAGCAATTAACACAACTAATGCATTAGGAAGAACTACTGGTGCACAATCAAAATCAATGGAAAAATTATCATCTGGCTTAAGAATTAACAGAGCTGGTGATGACGCAGCTGGTTTAGCTATCTCAGAGAAAATGAGAGGACAAATCAGAGGTTTAGAGCAAGCTTCTAGAAATGCGCAGGATGGTATTTCTATGGTACAAACTGCTGAAGGTGCTTTAAATGAAACACAATCCATTCTTCAAAGAATGAGAGAATTAGCAGTACAATCATCAAGTGATACATTAGTTCAAACAGATAGAGATAAAATCCAAGCGGAAGTTGATCAATTAGCAACAGAAATCACAAGGATTTCGAATACAACTGAATTCAATACTCAAAATCTATTAAATGGTGGACTTGATTCTACAACTACTAATGGAAGCGATGTTACATTTCATATAGGAGCGAATGAAGGACAGCAATTAACTTTTGGTATTTCAGCAATGGATGCAGAATCTTTAGGAGTTGCTAGTGACAGCACTACTGGTACTGTATCAGGTGCTACAGATGTAACAGATGCTACTGTATCAGGAAGTGCGGCAGCTGTAACGGATGGTAATACAGTTACTGTTAGTACTGTAGCAGTTGCAGCAACTGCTGGTGATGTAGTAGGTGCCACAACGTATGCGAATATCGCCGCTTTAAACACTGCTTTAGGTGACTGTTCAACTACTAATAAAACTATTGAGATTTCTGTAGATGGTGGAGCAACTCAAACAATCACTTTCGATGCTGATTATTCTGGTGGTGGCGCTTTTGCTGACTGGACAGCATTTGAAACATTTGTTGATGGTCAGCTTACTGGAGCAACTGTTACTGGTGCTGATGGTGCTGGATTTACATTCACAAGTTCTTCAACTGGAGCAAGTAGCTCCGTTTCAATTACTTCAGACCCTGATAGTATCACTGGTGCAGGTACTGAAACTGCAGGTACTGACACATCATATACTGTAACACTATCAGATGGAGCAAGTACGGATTCTGTTATAACAGGTTTAGCAGGTACTGAAACTAGTATTTCTGGTACTGGGGACTTTGCTGGCTTTACGTTAACAACAGATGGAGCTTTTGATGAGAACTTAGCTGCAACAATTACTGTGGGTGTAGCAACATCATCTGCTGCTTCTATTGCATCTGATGGAACAGTTACTGACGCTGTAGTTGCTAGTGGTATAGATGTTTCTTCAAGAACTGCTGCTGATGCTGCTATCACGACTATAAATGATGCTATTGATACTGTTTCAGAAGAACGTTCAAAATTAGGTGCTCTTCAAAACAGATTAGATCATACTATTAATAACCTAGATACATCTGCAGAGAACTTACAATCTGCTGAATCACGTATTCGTGACGTTGATATGGCTGAAGAAATGGTTGAGTTAACTAAAACTAATATTTTACAACAAGCTGCTCAGTCCATGTTAGCTCAAGCTAATCAAAATCCGCAAGGTGTATTATCTTTATTAAGATAA
- a CDS encoding carbon storage regulator → MLVLGRKPGEYVMIGDSVRVEVVKSKEGDLRLAIDAPREVAITRGEIYEAKQIKTMK, encoded by the coding sequence ATGTTAGTTTTAGGAAGAAAACCAGGAGAGTATGTCATGATTGGTGACAGTGTTCGTGTAGAAGTTGTAAAAAGCAAGGAAGGTGATTTACGACTTGCTATAGATGCTCCTAGAGAGGTAGCTATTACGCGTGGGGAAATTTATGAAGCGAAGCAAATAAAAACAATGAAGTAA
- a CDS encoding flagellin N-terminal helical domain-containing protein: protein MVINHNMLAINTTNALSRTSGTQAKSMEKLSSGLRINRAGDDAAGLAISEKMRGQIRGLEQASRNAQDSISLVQTAEGALQETQSILQRMRELAVQSSNDTNVQADRDAIQAEVDQLATEITRIADTSEFNTQSLLDGTFKGTFQIGANKGQQMELTINKMDSETLGVAANEGVKYGETTGAADNGITGDATFDVVKLDASVDVNDGTDPSAYTVNYVLKNQETGQVEAVSNDGQNYYALGAATDEASLATATITGDVDNSGGGGAVTGFVFTDKVVSGTVTSDAAGTVVTGTNTVDFQAGQSLSSGEYTVVDTTHALVGAGFGLIDSNGELVAVSDNNNALVTNNGGEWTNVAGDKLMFDSAGTFAAGDTLKVTGEGGIDISSQTAANSAIETINDAITTVSSQRANLGAVQNRLEHTINNLDTSAENLQSAESRVRDVDMAKEMVQLTKNNILQQAAQSMLAQANQAPQGVLSLLR, encoded by the coding sequence ATGGTAATTAATCATAATATGTTAGCTATTAACACAACTAATGCTTTAAGTCGTACTTCTGGTACACAAGCAAAATCAATGGAGAAGTTATCATCTGGTTTAAGAATTAATCGTGCTGGTGATGATGCAGCTGGTTTAGCAATCTCAGAAAAAATGAGAGGACAAATCAGAGGTTTAGAGCAAGCTTCTAGAAATGCTCAAGATAGTATTTCACTTGTTCAAACTGCAGAAGGTGCATTACAAGAAACTCAATCTATTCTTCAAAGAATGAGAGAATTAGCAGTTCAATCATCTAATGATACTAATGTACAAGCTGATAGAGATGCGATTCAAGCAGAAGTTGACCAATTAGCTACAGAAATTACAAGAATTGCTGATACTTCAGAATTCAATACTCAAAGCTTATTAGATGGTACTTTCAAAGGTACATTCCAAATCGGTGCAAATAAAGGTCAACAAATGGAATTAACAATTAACAAAATGGATTCAGAAACATTAGGTGTAGCTGCTAATGAAGGGGTTAAGTATGGTGAAACCACTGGAGCCGCTGATAATGGTATAACTGGAGATGCTACTTTTGATGTTGTAAAATTAGATGCGTCTGTTGATGTAAATGATGGTACTGACCCTTCAGCATATACAGTTAATTATGTTCTTAAAAATCAAGAAACTGGACAAGTAGAAGCTGTTAGTAATGATGGACAAAATTATTACGCATTAGGTGCTGCAACAGATGAAGCTAGCTTAGCCACTGCAACTATTACTGGTGATGTTGATAACAGTGGTGGTGGTGGTGCTGTAACTGGATTCGTATTCACTGATAAAGTTGTATCAGGTACAGTAACTTCTGATGCAGCTGGTACTGTAGTAACAGGAACTAACACAGTTGATTTCCAAGCTGGCCAATCTTTAAGCTCAGGCGAGTATACCGTAGTAGATACTACACATGCTTTAGTAGGTGCAGGATTTGGTTTAATTGATTCAAATGGAGAATTAGTTGCTGTTTCTGATAATAATAACGCTCTCGTTACAAATAATGGTGGTGAGTGGACAAATGTTGCTGGAGATAAGTTGATGTTTGACTCTGCTGGTACATTCGCTGCTGGTGATACTCTGAAAGTGACTGGAGAAGGTGGTATCGATATATCCTCTCAAACAGCAGCAAATAGTGCTATTGAAACTATTAATGATGCTATTACAACAGTTTCTTCACAAAGAGCCAACTTAGGTGCTGTTCAAAACAGATTAGAGCATACTATCAATAACCTTGATACTTCAGCTGAGAACTTACAATCTGCTGAATCTCGTGTTCGTGACGTTGATATGGCTAAAGAAATGGTTCAATTAACTAAGAACAATATTTTACAACAAGCAGCTCAATCAATGTTAGCACAAGCTAACCAAGCTCCACAAGGTGTATTATCTTTATTAAGATAA
- the csrA gene encoding carbon storage regulator CsrA gives MLALSRKKDESIIIDSNIEIVVLDISGDQVKLGIRAPKHISIHRKEIYLQIQQENTMAAKVPLTEEKLVELKNKLKKI, from the coding sequence ATGCTAGCTCTAAGCCGTAAAAAAGATGAATCAATTATTATTGATAGCAATATTGAAATAGTAGTTTTAGACATAAGCGGTGATCAAGTAAAGCTAGGCATAAGGGCACCTAAACATATTTCAATTCATAGGAAAGAAATATACCTTCAAATTCAACAGGAAAATACTATGGCAGCAAAAGTTCCATTAACTGAAGAGAAATTGGTAGAGTTAAAAAATAAACTAAAAAAAATATAA
- the fliW gene encoding flagellar assembly protein FliW, giving the protein MEIKTRNFGTIEIEDDQILTFEDGIPGFEKLNKFALINDKKDYPFAFLQCVSDGDISLTIINPYDLIKDYSFEVDDTLIENLGQIKENNLAIYVVVVIPDNIEKITANLKAPIIINIEAKKGIQVALRNDNYQIKHPVFNELLACLSTEEEEIC; this is encoded by the coding sequence ATGGAAATAAAGACTAGAAATTTTGGTACTATTGAAATAGAAGATGATCAAATACTTACATTTGAAGATGGTATTCCTGGTTTTGAAAAACTAAATAAGTTCGCGCTTATAAATGATAAAAAAGATTATCCATTTGCTTTTTTGCAATGCGTAAGTGATGGTGATATTTCCTTAACAATTATCAATCCGTACGACTTGATTAAAGATTACAGTTTTGAAGTCGATGATACACTGATCGAGAACTTGGGACAGATTAAAGAAAATAATTTAGCCATCTATGTAGTCGTAGTAATTCCTGATAATATAGAAAAGATTACAGCAAACTTAAAAGCACCGATTATAATTAATATTGAGGCTAAAAAAGGAATTCAAGTAGCATTAAGGAATGATAACTATCAAATTAAGCATCCTGTTTTTAATGAACTTCTAGCATGCTTGAGTACAGAGGAGGAGGAAATATGCTAG
- the flgL gene encoding flagellar hook-associated protein FlgL — MRVTNQMVTNNTMLYLNNTQSNMLDIQQQLTTGKKIGKPSDDPIVAVRALKLKTDVSEISQYSRNVDDATSWIDVTEQALINMTDMYKRVRELTVQGSSGTYTYEDHVKMLEEIKQLNEQLAHEGNITYAGRYIFSGYKTDTPLIYTEDVTREVDLEETFAPSDIYPEHVVYGGDPTNPTDHPEEADVYKLRLAYDDVSNVTTDPVYTVDNSFTSETIDYGSLVDGTVYVLEDTGELVFNEVTANTLKTSDVKVSYKKTSFEDGDQVPDHYYKFNEHHSESIEKVGTTIKLTNIPIDPASVTSISVGGTPITGTIAFAPATSSVPANGALVNIETGEITFDGGIADDTVSIDYESIVDGTIDQDIEYEISIGQTMDVNTLGKDVLTTESIRDLEQLINNIEYNVAKISEYEDQIEVVNNDNTLSEEAKQEKIEDLEASIRVYSDQINNYYDDMTTNVDNAMKQLANETAVVGSKANRLELTANRLEDDSINFTELLSKTEDIDMTETIIELQSNQVVYNASLMATSQIVQQSLIDFLR, encoded by the coding sequence ATGCGTGTAACCAATCAAATGGTAACCAATAATACGATGCTCTATCTGAATAATACCCAATCTAATATGCTTGATATTCAACAGCAATTAACGACAGGAAAAAAGATTGGTAAACCTTCAGATGACCCTATAGTAGCGGTAAGAGCACTAAAGCTAAAAACTGATGTTTCTGAAATTAGTCAATATAGTAGGAATGTGGATGATGCAACGTCTTGGATAGATGTGACAGAACAAGCGCTAATTAACATGACTGATATGTATAAAAGAGTTCGAGAGTTGACAGTCCAAGGTTCTTCAGGTACCTATACATACGAAGATCATGTTAAAATGCTAGAAGAAATCAAACAACTGAATGAACAGTTGGCCCATGAAGGAAATATAACCTATGCGGGGCGTTATATTTTTTCCGGATATAAAACGGATACCCCACTTATTTATACAGAGGATGTAACACGGGAAGTAGATCTTGAAGAAACATTTGCTCCATCAGACATATATCCTGAGCACGTGGTTTATGGTGGAGATCCTACTAATCCGACTGACCATCCAGAGGAAGCTGATGTCTATAAATTACGATTAGCTTATGATGATGTAAGTAATGTAACTACAGATCCTGTATATACAGTAGATAATTCGTTTACCTCTGAAACAATTGATTACGGAAGTTTAGTTGATGGTACTGTATATGTATTAGAGGATACTGGTGAATTAGTATTTAATGAAGTAACAGCAAATACCTTAAAGACTTCAGATGTCAAGGTATCCTATAAAAAGACTAGCTTCGAAGACGGTGATCAAGTACCAGATCATTATTACAAATTTAACGAGCATCATAGTGAAAGTATTGAGAAAGTTGGTACAACTATAAAGTTAACGAATATCCCTATTGATCCAGCTAGTGTCACAAGTATTAGCGTCGGAGGTACTCCTATTACTGGAACAATTGCGTTTGCTCCTGCAACATCATCTGTACCAGCCAATGGTGCATTAGTAAATATTGAGACTGGAGAAATCACTTTTGATGGAGGAATAGCTGATGATACAGTATCGATTGATTATGAATCTATAGTTGATGGAACTATTGATCAAGATATTGAATATGAAATCAGTATAGGACAAACCATGGATGTTAATACTCTAGGAAAAGATGTATTAACAACAGAAAGTATAAGAGATCTGGAACAACTAATAAATAATATTGAATACAATGTAGCAAAAATAAGTGAGTATGAAGATCAAATTGAAGTGGTTAATAATGATAATACTCTCTCTGAGGAAGCGAAACAAGAAAAAATTGAAGATTTAGAAGCCTCAATAAGAGTTTATTCTGATCAGATTAATAATTATTATGATGATATGACGACTAATGTAGATAATGCTATGAAACAACTAGCCAATGAAACGGCTGTAGTGGGTAGTAAAGCTAATCGTCTAGAATTAACAGCTAATCGTCTAGAAGATGATAGTATTAACTTTACAGAGTTATTATCTAAGACAGAGGATATTGATATGACAGAAACTATTATTGAATTACAGAGTAATCAAGTGGTCTATAACGCATCATTGATGGCTACATCTCAGATAGTACAACAATCACTCATCGATTTCTTAAGATAA
- the flgK gene encoding flagellar hook-associated protein FlgK: MSFFGLSVATQGLYTARGALDVTAHNISNAETDGYSRQQAVQQAARPIDNGTNIGMWGTGSEIIEVSRIRDEYFDYKYWDSNTLLGEYESKALHMGQIEIMFNEPSDSGFTTSFNNFFDSLQDLSKNPADPSYKAQTVGMASSFAAYFNTVATSMNEYQKDLNQEVKQLVGEINDIASQVAKLNDQIYTLELSGLKANDLRDQRDLLVDELSGIVPVDVSYIEDAHGYEEMVLKINGETLVHHNDYNTLEIVERDYKKNPEDADGLFDVNWSNGNPFDINHSNMSGELKAIIDVRDGNNGANFNGGVKQYDETTGEMVIEGINRFDILPSGEIEIDGVAYKYTVSSYNDTDNEMTIILTDKPPAADITIGGDAEIGESLTCKGIPYYMQKLNEFVRTFAEEFNQIHMQGQLEDGSYAQEFFVTEDINNGGGSSMDLNDPYSYTQITAQNFAVSSEIEEDHTKFATSYSVTNGESDNQLILDLSGIKDGSAFSNSDPANYMEMLIADVGIDTMKANTFYSNQNSINHTIENQRLSFLSVDLNEESMNMVKYQQAYNVAAKMISVFDEICDTTINGLIR, encoded by the coding sequence GTGTCTTTTTTTGGATTGAGTGTTGCAACACAAGGGTTGTATACAGCAAGAGGAGCTCTTGATGTAACAGCTCATAATATATCTAATGCTGAAACAGATGGTTATAGCCGTCAACAAGCTGTGCAACAAGCGGCTCGTCCTATTGATAATGGAACTAATATAGGGATGTGGGGTACCGGTTCGGAAATAATTGAAGTATCACGAATTCGTGATGAGTACTTCGACTATAAATACTGGGATTCCAATACATTACTTGGTGAGTATGAATCTAAAGCTTTACATATGGGGCAAATAGAAATCATGTTTAATGAACCTTCTGATTCTGGTTTCACTACGAGTTTCAATAATTTCTTTGATTCTTTACAGGATTTATCTAAAAATCCTGCAGACCCTTCCTATAAGGCACAGACTGTTGGAATGGCTTCATCTTTTGCAGCTTACTTTAATACGGTTGCCACTAGTATGAATGAATATCAAAAGGATCTTAATCAAGAAGTAAAACAGCTCGTTGGTGAGATTAACGATATTGCTTCGCAAGTCGCTAAGCTTAATGACCAAATCTATACCTTAGAGTTGAGTGGACTAAAGGCTAATGATCTAAGAGATCAACGTGATTTGCTTGTTGATGAGCTATCAGGAATTGTGCCAGTTGATGTGAGCTATATTGAAGATGCTCATGGCTATGAAGAGATGGTTTTAAAAATCAACGGTGAAACATTAGTACATCATAATGATTATAATACTTTAGAGATAGTAGAAAGGGATTATAAGAAGAACCCTGAGGATGCAGATGGGTTATTTGATGTTAACTGGAGTAACGGTAATCCTTTTGATATTAACCATAGTAATATGTCAGGTGAATTAAAAGCCATTATCGATGTGAGAGATGGTAATAATGGTGCTAATTTTAACGGTGGAGTAAAGCAGTATGATGAAACCACTGGTGAAATGGTGATAGAGGGAATTAATCGATTTGATATATTACCTTCTGGAGAAATAGAAATTGATGGTGTAGCTTATAAATATACTGTTAGCAGTTATAATGATACGGATAATGAAATGACTATTATACTTACTGATAAACCACCTGCTGCTGACATAACTATTGGTGGTGATGCAGAAATTGGTGAATCTTTAACCTGTAAAGGTATTCCTTACTATATGCAGAAATTAAATGAATTCGTTAGAACATTTGCTGAAGAGTTTAATCAAATACATATGCAAGGGCAATTAGAAGATGGAAGCTATGCTCAAGAATTTTTTGTTACTGAGGATATTAATAATGGCGGCGGTTCTTCAATGGACTTAAATGACCCTTATAGCTATACTCAAATCACAGCACAAAACTTTGCAGTTTCAAGTGAAATTGAAGAGGATCATACAAAATTTGCTACGTCTTATTCTGTGACTAATGGGGAAAGCGATAATCAATTGATTCTTGATTTGAGTGGTATTAAAGATGGAAGTGCATTTAGTAACAGCGATCCAGCTAACTACATGGAGATGTTAATAGCAGATGTAGGTATTGATACGATGAAAGCTAATACTTTCTACAGTAATCAAAACTCTATTAATCACACCATAGAGAATCAACGATTATCATTTTTAAGTGTAGATCTCAATGAAGAATCCATGAATATGGTGAAGTACCAGCAAGCCTATAATGTTGCAGCGAAGATGATTAGTGTATTCGATGAAATCTGTGACACCACTATTAATGGCTTAATCCGATAA
- the flgK gene encoding flagellar hook-associated protein FlgK: protein MAIMGSSLSSAVSGLSASQRALEVTGHNVTNAETLGYTRQRVNQSDSHYSLFGFSGQQELLVGTGVSIQEVAQIRDMFLDMSYRDEASTMKFYEAQMYGVSELESILGETVGGTSFSDIIGNMWETLNELSKHPEGLEARASFVQSAVLFVDQANQIQDQMYDYQYMLNDKVNNLVDEVNDISEQIVQLNAIIAEAEAGGVSANDYRDERNNLLDRLSEIIDIKYHEEPNGSVVVNAEGYTMIDGTSYVEMDTVVTDPNAPLSKPVWKDTNIDVFYGDIDPDNNEDKGELKGILALRGDSNVDYTYLEDSTKYEEIEDSILMKTMAEFDYLIHHITSTINSIVTTNTYGLDGTAGEPLFLPVKDLTGNADDDLKAGNIMINEDILNDVAKLGLTRDPSLPGDNTVVLEIIEAWNEDSLKINPNADYDLSINNFYSSMVAELGGAGTNAITHYESQSMLVNQINNQRLSIMGVSTDQELTNMIMYQQAYNANAKVITVIDEMIDSLMNL from the coding sequence ATGGCTATTATGGGTAGTTCATTGTCCAGTGCCGTATCTGGATTAAGTGCAAGTCAGAGAGCGTTAGAGGTTACTGGCCATAACGTCACGAATGCTGAAACTCTGGGATATACGCGACAACGTGTTAATCAAAGCGATAGTCATTATTCTCTATTTGGATTTTCTGGTCAACAAGAGCTTCTTGTTGGTACGGGTGTAAGTATTCAAGAAGTAGCTCAAATCAGAGATATGTTTCTTGATATGTCCTATCGTGATGAAGCAAGTACCATGAAGTTTTATGAAGCGCAAATGTACGGTGTTAGCGAGTTAGAATCCATTCTTGGTGAAACTGTAGGAGGTACAAGCTTTTCAGATATCATAGGAAACATGTGGGAAACGCTTAATGAATTAAGTAAACATCCTGAAGGCTTAGAAGCAAGAGCTTCCTTTGTTCAGAGTGCAGTGCTATTCGTTGATCAAGCTAACCAAATTCAAGATCAAATGTATGATTACCAATATATGCTTAATGATAAAGTGAATAACCTAGTAGATGAAGTTAACGATATATCGGAACAAATTGTTCAACTTAATGCTATTATAGCAGAAGCTGAAGCGGGTGGTGTCAGTGCCAACGACTACAGAGATGAAAGAAATAATCTATTAGATCGTTTAAGTGAAATTATTGATATTAAATACCATGAAGAACCTAATGGTAGCGTAGTAGTTAATGCTGAAGGTTATACAATGATTGATGGTACCTCTTACGTTGAAATGGATACAGTTGTTACTGATCCAAATGCACCATTATCTAAACCTGTTTGGAAAGATACAAATATCGATGTTTTCTATGGTGATATAGATCCGGATAACAATGAGGATAAAGGGGAATTGAAAGGTATCCTAGCACTAAGAGGGGATAGTAATGTTGATTACACCTATCTAGAAGATAGTACTAAATATGAGGAGATTGAAGACTCTATACTTATGAAGACAATGGCTGAATTTGATTATCTTATACATCATATAACAAGTACAATCAATAGTATTGTAACGACGAATACCTATGGGTTAGATGGAACAGCAGGGGAACCTTTATTTTTACCAGTAAAAGATCTCACAGGGAATGCTGATGATGATTTAAAAGCAGGGAACATTATGATTAATGAAGATATATTAAATGATGTCGCTAAGCTGGGGTTAACAAGAGATCCTTCATTACCAGGTGATAACACCGTTGTATTGGAAATTATTGAAGCGTGGAATGAAGATAGTTTAAAAATTAATCCTAATGCGGATTATGATTTAAGTATAAATAATTTCTATAGTTCAATGGTTGCCGAATTAGGTGGAGCAGGAACTAATGCTATAACTCATTATGAAAGTCAAAGTATGTTGGTTAATCAAATTAATAACCAACGTTTAAGTATTATGGGAGTATCAACTGATCAAGAACTAACGAATATGATTATGTATCAGCAGGCCTATAATGCCAATGCTAAAGTCATAACGGTTATAGATGAAATGATAGATTCTTTAATGAATTTGTAA
- a CDS encoding flagellar protein FlgN, protein MASLMNDLTSNLKEQLACYKSLLQLQQVKSEVIIANVIEDLQKVSAVERELVGRVSRLERERERLIKDIAIVLNKKEKDLSILRLAELIGQDKTESKQLIEIREKLLDTIQELKGKNTQNANLVDQALNYVDFTMNALQTSRVMPSASAYAGKGQAVEQQSGQRYFDAKQ, encoded by the coding sequence ATGGCAAGTTTAATGAATGACTTGACTAGTAATCTTAAAGAACAATTGGCATGTTATAAAAGCTTATTGCAACTCCAGCAAGTGAAATCAGAAGTGATTATAGCCAACGTCATTGAAGACCTACAAAAGGTTTCAGCAGTAGAACGAGAATTAGTTGGTAGAGTTTCAAGACTTGAAAGAGAACGAGAGCGACTAATAAAGGATATTGCCATTGTACTTAATAAGAAAGAAAAAGATTTATCAATACTCCGCCTGGCTGAATTAATTGGTCAAGATAAAACTGAAAGTAAACAACTTATTGAAATTAGAGAAAAGTTATTAGATACTATACAAGAATTAAAAGGGAAGAATACACAAAACGCAAATCTCGTTGATCAGGCATTAAATTATGTTGACTTTACTATGAATGCATTGCAGACAAGTAGAGTTATGCCAAGTGCTTCTGCTTATGCTGGTAAAGGACAAGCGGTTGAACAACAGTCTGGACAACGTTACTTTGATGCAAAACAGTAA
- the flgM gene encoding flagellar biosynthesis anti-sigma factor FlgM: protein MKINGVNRVTNIYKNNMVNKTNKVNQAKSKDTVELSSVAKDFQVAREMGKKVPDVRMEKVEEIKAMMQSNNYNIEGKEVAKKMVESGFDVQI, encoded by the coding sequence ATGAAAATCAATGGGGTTAATAGAGTAACAAATATTTATAAGAATAATATGGTAAACAAAACTAATAAAGTTAATCAAGCGAAATCGAAAGATACTGTAGAGTTATCTTCAGTAGCTAAAGATTTTCAAGTAGCTAGGGAGATGGGCAAAAAGGTTCCAGACGTACGTATGGAAAAAGTTGAAGAGATTAAAGCGATGATGCAATCGAACAACTACAATATTGAAGGTAAAGAAGTAGCTAAGAAAATGGTAGAATCAGGATTTGATGTTCAGATCTAA
- a CDS encoding MerR family transcriptional regulator: MAARQCRRCRALFNYIHGDIICPKCKDQEEVDFKVVRKYLRQNPKSTIHQTVNETEVNVQLINKFLREGRLEITDDSPIGIDCQRCGVMIKSGQFCEDCQNEIKKELNGAANRGNELKKRSGDSEYSSKGAKMHYLNRDN; the protein is encoded by the coding sequence GTGGCGGCTCGTCAATGTAGAAGATGTAGAGCATTATTTAATTACATACATGGAGATATTATTTGTCCAAAATGTAAAGACCAAGAAGAAGTAGATTTTAAAGTAGTACGTAAGTATTTAAGACAAAATCCAAAATCTACAATTCACCAAACAGTTAATGAAACAGAGGTAAATGTTCAGTTAATCAATAAATTCCTTCGTGAAGGACGTCTTGAAATAACAGATGATTCACCTATCGGTATTGATTGTCAGCGTTGTGGAGTTATGATTAAATCAGGGCAGTTTTGTGAAGATTGTCAAAATGAAATTAAAAAAGAGCTAAATGGCGCTGCAAATAGAGGTAATGAATTAAAGAAAAGATCTGGTGACTCAGAATACTCAAGTAAAGGTGCTAAAATGCATTATCTAAATAGAGACAATTAA